A genomic region of Dehalococcoidia bacterium contains the following coding sequences:
- a CDS encoding YraN family protein translates to MTQNHDDKRPAAAGPPRRPDTRRALGAFAERLAAGRLERAGYRIVGRNARAGPGEIDIVALKDGQTVLVEVRARREGDLGSALWSITPAKRRHLLTAAEQFLAEHPELPQEARIDLAAVTLDRTGKVIDVQIVENAIEG, encoded by the coding sequence TTGACGCAGAATCACGACGACAAACGCCCAGCCGCGGCCGGCCCGCCTCGCCGCCCAGACACGCGCCGCGCGCTCGGCGCCTTCGCGGAGCGGCTGGCGGCGGGGCGGTTGGAGCGCGCGGGCTACCGTATCGTCGGGCGGAACGCGCGGGCCGGCCCGGGCGAGATCGACATCGTCGCGCTGAAAGACGGCCAGACGGTGCTGGTCGAGGTGCGCGCCCGGCGCGAGGGCGACCTCGGCTCGGCCCTCTGGTCGATCACGCCGGCCAAGCGCCGCCACCTGCTCACCGCCGCCGAGCAGTTCCTGGCCGAGCACCCGGAGCTGCCGCAGGAGGCGCGCATCGACCTCGCCGCCGTCACGTTGGACCGCACCGGCAAGGTCATCGACGTGCAGATCGTCGAGAACGCGATCGAGGGGTGA
- a CDS encoding zinc ribbon domain-containing protein translates to MPIYEYRCKECGRLTSVFTRSVSQAVEPACSHCGSAALERAPSKFAYHRSEQQILEQYGTPEPGAGPDAYKDPRQIGRWVEKRFDEMGMELPSEARTMIDAARQGEFPEPVKDL, encoded by the coding sequence ATGCCCATCTACGAATACCGCTGTAAAGAATGCGGCCGCCTGACGAGTGTGTTCACGCGCAGCGTCTCGCAGGCCGTCGAGCCGGCGTGCAGCCACTGCGGCAGCGCGGCGCTGGAGCGCGCTCCGTCCAAGTTCGCCTATCACCGCAGCGAGCAGCAGATCCTGGAGCAGTACGGTACGCCGGAGCCGGGCGCCGGGCCGGACGCCTACAAAGACCCGCGCCAGATCGGCCGCTGGGTCGAAAAACGCTTCGACGAGATGGGCATGGAGCTGCCCTCCGAGGCACGCACGATGATCGATGCCGCCCGCCAGGGCGAGTTCCCGGAGCCGGTCAAGGATCTCTAA
- a CDS encoding haloacid dehalogenase: protein MAEPVAADGLAPQLDRIMAGVRENLVAKHAARERALPLCREVIRLSANGIRATHRDEFSRARELLGQATTLLRQIREALEGHADIFFAGFVHDAQKEHAEAALTLALVAGEPLPAPAELAVEHAAYLNGMGEAVGELRRYLLDSLRDGDIARCERFLRAMDDIYDVLVTVDYPDALTGGLRRTTDVTRGILERTRGDLTTAALQTRLEGRLAAFEARLLGPPSPDPFPQF from the coding sequence ATGGCCGAGCCCGTAGCCGCTGATGGCCTGGCGCCGCAGCTCGACCGCATCATGGCTGGCGTGCGGGAAAACCTGGTGGCCAAGCATGCAGCGCGCGAGCGGGCGCTGCCGCTCTGCCGCGAGGTGATTCGCCTCTCCGCCAACGGCATCCGCGCCACGCACCGCGACGAGTTTTCCCGCGCCCGCGAATTGCTCGGGCAGGCCACGACGCTGTTGCGCCAGATCCGCGAGGCGCTGGAGGGCCACGCCGACATCTTCTTCGCCGGCTTCGTGCACGATGCGCAGAAGGAGCACGCCGAGGCGGCGCTCACGCTGGCATTGGTGGCCGGCGAGCCGCTGCCGGCTCCCGCCGAGCTTGCCGTGGAGCATGCCGCCTATCTCAACGGCATGGGCGAGGCCGTGGGCGAGCTGCGCCGCTACCTGCTCGACAGCCTGCGCGACGGCGACATCGCCCGCTGCGAGCGCTTCCTGCGCGCCATGGACGATATCTATGACGTGCTCGTGACCGTGGACTATCCAGACGCGCTCACCGGCGGCCTGCGCCGCACCACGGACGTGACCCGCGGCATCTTGGAGCGCACCCGCGGCGACCTGACCACGGCCGCCCTGCAAACCCGGCTCGAAGGCCGGCTCGCGGCGTTCGAGGCGCGGCTGCTCGGACCCCCATCCCCCGACCCCTTCCCCCAATTCTAG
- a CDS encoding zinc ribbon domain-containing protein: MPIYEFFCNDCRKRVEVFRRSVSAAGGERCPTCGGAELRRLVSRFAVHRSVSEFGSADEESYIDGLEDEDPRAMAQWARRMQQESGEDLGPEFDGMLSRMEAGELPDDDDEFDDGGFDGGDEFGDDF; encoded by the coding sequence ATGCCGATCTACGAATTCTTCTGCAACGATTGCCGCAAGCGGGTCGAGGTCTTCCGCCGCAGCGTCAGCGCCGCGGGCGGCGAACGCTGCCCCACCTGCGGCGGCGCAGAGCTGCGCCGGCTCGTCTCGCGCTTCGCCGTGCACCGGTCCGTCAGCGAGTTCGGCAGCGCGGACGAAGAGTCGTACATCGACGGGCTGGAGGACGAAGACCCGCGGGCGATGGCGCAGTGGGCGCGGCGCATGCAGCAGGAGAGCGGCGAAGACCTCGGCCCCGAGTTCGACGGCATGCTCTCGCGCATGGAAGCCGGCGAACTGCCCGACGATGACGACGAGTTCGATGACGGCGGTTTCGACGGCGGCGACGAATTCGGCGACGACTTTTGA
- a CDS encoding ribonuclease HII — MIGNTGLKAVAWAATVPDREIEHDWQALGFRRVAGVDEVGRGPLAGPVVAAAVILPRRDPAWLRELRDSKLLAPAQRERLACLIRREAPAYGVGVASARRIDEIGIAAAAREAMRRAVVLLAPAPEALLLDAFHLDGVPQPQEAIIRGDSRCSAIAAASIIAKVARDRMLDGLDHRFPGYGFGRNRGYATAEHLAALARLGPTPIHRRSFAPLRLEGEREPEHRP, encoded by the coding sequence GTGATCGGGAACACGGGCCTGAAGGCCGTGGCGTGGGCAGCCACCGTGCCGGATCGAGAGATCGAGCACGACTGGCAGGCGCTCGGCTTCCGGCGCGTCGCCGGCGTGGACGAGGTCGGCCGCGGGCCGCTGGCGGGGCCGGTGGTGGCCGCCGCCGTGATCCTGCCGCGCCGCGATCCGGCCTGGCTCCGGGAGCTGCGCGACAGCAAGCTGCTCGCCCCGGCGCAGCGCGAGCGGCTGGCCTGCCTGATTCGCCGCGAGGCGCCGGCCTACGGCGTCGGCGTTGCCAGCGCCCGGCGCATCGACGAGATCGGCATCGCCGCCGCGGCGCGCGAGGCGATGCGCCGGGCCGTCGTCCTGCTGGCCCCGGCGCCGGAGGCACTGCTGCTCGACGCCTTCCACCTGGACGGCGTGCCGCAGCCGCAGGAGGCGATCATCCGCGGCGATTCCCGCTGCAGCGCGATCGCCGCCGCGTCCATCATCGCCAAGGTCGCGCGCGACCGCATGCTGGATGGCCTCGACCACCGCTTTCCGGGCTACGGCTTCGGCCGCAATCGCGGCTACGCCACCGCCGAGCACCTCGCCGCCCTCGCCCGCCTCGGCCCCACGCCCATCCACCGCCGCTCCTTCGCCCCGCTGCGCCTCGAAGGCGAGCGAGAGCCGGAACACCGGCCTTGA